Sequence from the Botrytis cinerea B05.10 chromosome 12, complete sequence genome:
TCCCTGCAGTTAAAAGGCCGGAAGGAGGATACAGTTATAACCCAGTGTTCACAGATTACGAAGAGAGATTGACGGctgaaggagagaaggagcTTGCAGCGGAGAAAAAACGATTGGCTGCTATTGAGTTAGAGCAGAAAAAGCGAGAAGCAGCGAATAAGTCTGCGGCCGAGGCAGAAGCTGCGGAAGCACGAGCAGATATGTCAGAGTGGGAAGAAGATTCTGCTTGGGAAGGTTTTGAGAGTGGTGCAGAAGATGTTCGTTTGAACGCTAAGAGGCCTGAGAGGAAATCTCAAGCTCAACGAAATAGGataaagagaagaaaggaagaggaaagaaaagctaAAATGGCTGCTcacaacaaaaagaaagaagagcaGGCTGCACAAGTTAAGAAGTTGGCCAAGGCTCTTgcggagaaagaaaaggctcGCTCGCTGATGGTTGTGGAAGACGATAGCAGTGAAGGCGATGATATGGAActgcgaagaagaaaattgggAAAGATTTCTTTGCCAGAGAGGGACCTTGAGCTCGTCCTACCAGACGAGTTGCAAGAATCACTGAGGTTACTGAAACCCGAGGGTAACCTGTTGAAAGATAGGTACAGGAATATGTTGGTTCGCGGAAAAGTCGAGAGTAGACGTCCTATCAGTTTCGCAAAGAAGGCAAAGAGAAAGGCTACAGAGAAGTGGACCCACAAGGATTTCATGTTACATTGAGGGAAAAGTCCTAGACGGACGGAAAATTGCAGCTTCACGTGATAACACGTTATTTAATATACAATAGAACACTTTGCCAACGTTTGTCTATTAGATTTGCATGCGAGTTTGTTTGGCTTTTTGAAGCAAGCACTCCAGACGTTGAGAcactcttccatttctttcctaaCAACTAAACAATCTCGACagctttcaaaatatccaccAGGCTTGTCGACTTGCCTCTCTTCTGTCAGTTGTTAGAATCCGCCACATCTCTCGCATCGATCTTCCAAAAACCACCTATGCCTAAACGGTAGATTGCGACTTCTCCCAAATAGGGTAACTTGACCATTAAAACGCTCTACAGCTTGAGATCCGATCGAGAGCTGGTCGATTTTGTCGTGAACCATTCAAATGATGATTTATTTGACGCCGTAGACATTTTGCTAGAGTTCTGTAGCTTAGGTCCCCCAAATTTGCTCTGAATTTGAGATGCTAAAATAGAAAACAGTTCAAGTCTCGGCCCAACCAATTTAATGTCAACTCGAATTTTCTGGTTCTTGTCCTTTGGGCCTCAGGTAACAATCAGGCCGTGAAGTCAATAGCTAAGGTATGTTTTTATTTCCTAAGTATCAACTGATCCTTACAAACTTTTAGCTAACAAGATTTTAGTTTTGACATGACAAATGCGTCAATTTCATACTGCTTGGAATACACGCAGACAATATCCCATAgttaagaaaagaaaaacccTCTTCAAGTCTGCTCATAACCAGTCAGTGGAGAAACTTCTAAACTGGGAAATGGCCATGACCTCGAAGAACCCACCGATCAAGAGACAGAAACCCTTTTACGACACCGAAAACTACTTACAGCTCAGCTGCGTTCCGATCCACATTCTTCCGGGGCGGCTAGGGGCAAACATTGTTTCGTAAAGGCGAGAATGCAACTACTATCAGTTTACGACGAGGATGTCGTGTCGAGGCCCAAAGTAGACTTGTTGTCAAGGTGAAACCGATCAATTTTCTCATAACACGCCATATCTACTTACTAGTTCAATGAGAGAGGAGTATACTCATTCCAAACTTGTTGGTACGTCGGCCCGCATGTCAGGAGTCACATAGAGACTCCAATTGTTCTGTAAAACGACTCTCGATTTGTGCTCTTGGCTTCGTCTATTTATCAGTTTCATCACTCACTTCGAGATCAAATGAAGTCTCATTAGAAAATCTTCTGGCATTTGGGTAGTCTCCTCGACATTCAAACTAGGCGAAAAGGGTTTTAATTCGATATAGCCCCATCTCAGTTCAAAAAATACTTCTTCGGCGTATTCGTCAGTTTCATTAAAGTCGACATGAGTTTCGGTGCTCTATTTCAAGCTGCGACAAGGCTTTGGATCTTCCGCGATATTAGTAGGAGGGGAGGGTACTTATTTGGTATCAGCGACAATTAAATCGGGAAAAGATTATCTATGGTGTTCTGGCAGCACGCAGCATGGAGGATGGCATCGAGGATTATTGTGTTAAGCGAGATGCATGAAGCTTCTCTTGTAAATGTATTTTAAACTGCCGATAAATCGACAATGTATATGACTTTTAAATCATGCAACGTCATATTGAACCAGGCTGTACTATATCGGcggaaatataataattgatagaACGCTACAGCAAAATTACAATAAAATATTCACTTTTGTCCCGCTACCCCTCTCCATTTTCGGTTCACTTTTCTCGCTTCTCCAACTCCGatcacttttcttttcaccACTTCCCTTTTACTATCCAacatattgaataaaaacaaacaatcGCCTTTCTCTCCTCACACTCTCTATCATAATACAATAACACTTAAACAAGAGAATACTTCGTGTTCTCAGCACAAATACCTCCTCGCCATCTCAATTTCTCGGACATTTGAAATACTGCAAACCGCCATGGCTGAGCTGATCAAAAACGCAAATGGACCTGCAGATAAAATCACTAGCCCAGAGAAGCCTGCTAAGGAAGCTCCTCGATTGACAATCAAAGATGTTGCGGCTCTAGGGtttgataatgaattgattCGTTTTGCGATACTTCAAACAGATGGTTGCATTTGGAATGCTGTCGATGTACTTTTGAGGGTGAGCTGCTCTGCAGTTGATCTAGTGAACATATATGATTTGGGTGTCCAAATAATATGGAACGTGCAGTGGTTCATGAAATACATATCGTTCTAGACAATTAGAACGTTTGCACTGATAGTAAAGCTAACTTCTGCATCAGTTTGAAGAAATACCAAATAAGGGAGATGGTGTAGAGCGTCTAGAATTCGCCCTTTGGATTGCAAATAATGACCGTCttcaagctttgaaaattctcgGCCGAATAAGTCTACAATCCTCATTTGGCTTCTTCTCCAGCAGCTAATCTTCATCTCTATTAAATTCCGTTCTGGTGCTTTAATCCAATCCGAAATGTCACAATCCACGAGGCCAGCAGAGAGTATTGAGGACAGCAAGTTCGGGGCAGCGCAGGAGAAGTCTTCTGGAGAGGGAATACGAGTGGAAGCGAATGTCAAATCGCATACCATTGAAAAAGACACACTAACTTTGATAACGTTTACGCGATGGCTTAGATTTAGTAAGCTCTGTGGAAACGAGGCGTGTAGACGTCCATCTCGTTTTATCGAGGAAGATTTGGAAACCGTAGCAAGTCGTAAGGCATGTCAAGCTAAGCGGAAGTTGGTTTTAAATCACGCAATTCCTATGGACAAATGCCTCACACAGCACTCTCCAAAATGCATGAGACATTTGACGATCTCGACAAACAAAGAAAGGTTCTGTTCGTACTCGGAAGAATTTGTGATGAAGCTGGCTTTcggagagaagaaggctaTATTGTAGAGATTGTTACTAGCACGTAGGAACAATAAAAACaacattcttctctttctcctctcacATTCATCTAAGAAGATGGCTCACTGGAGCGAGATGACACAAATACTTAACTGATcaccaaatttcaaattctaacCTTCCTGGAACGTTGAGCACATATGCCAGTAATCCGACACTAGCGGCCGCATAGACCGCCTATCATCAGCCAAGCCATCTCGAACATCGAGCTCTTGGATATTATGACTTCAATCGCACAATGCTTTCCTTACAAATGGGGCCATGAACTCAcgatcatcttctttttctgtgCCATCAGCGCGCCTACATCAGCGTCCTTCCTTCTCCCATCGTCTATCCTTTGCCGTCTCAAGTGCTGAACAAGGCGAGGCTACCAATGTGCCCAACGTCGCAGAACGTCAGATAGATGAggaaattgaggaaatcAAACGTTATGAGGTATGAGACTACTTTGCATATTGTGCTTACAAGTTCCAGAATACCGGTGCTAATCATGTTTGAGTAGGATTTCACAACTATAGGTATTACCCCTCCTTTATCCAATTTGCGACAACTCAGTTGACACCTCTCAAGATTGGGTTCAAGACGCGGCAAAAGAACAAATACGCAGGAAAGTTCGAAAGAGGGAAACTGCGGGATTCTTTGAAAGAGGTGGACATGCGGGCTGGAGATATAAGTTATGGGAATCTTATGATGCAGCGCAAGCTTGGATTGTGGTTACTATTATAGGTGCGCAATGATATGAATGTGGTGAGGGGTAATATGTTAATGCGGGATATTTAGGAGCTGCAATTGGTCTTAATGCCGCattcttgaatataattaCGGAATGGCTTTCGGATATCAAGTTGGGATATTGCAAGACTGGATTCTACCTTAATGAGAGCTTTTGTTGCTGGGGAGAAGACACAGGCATGTTTCTAACCATTAAATGAGAAATACGGCGCTAATTGAGTGTAGGATGTGATGATTGGCATAGATGGAGTTCTTTCCCACCAGTTAATTATGTGATATACACTTTATTTGCTGTGAGTATCTTCGTTCGATTTAGTCGCATCGATACTGACCTCTTTAGACGATATTCGCATTGACTTCAGCAAGCCTCGTAAGATCATTTGCTCCTTATGCAGCTGGATCTGGAATTTCTGAGATAAAATGTATCATTGCTGGATTTGTCATGAAAGGATTTCTTGGATTCTGGACTTTGATCATTAAATCAATTGCACTCCCTCTAGCAATTGCATCTGGCTTATCAGTAGGTAAAGAAGGACCAAGTGTTCATTATGCAGTATGTACCGGCAATGTCATCTCCAGACTTTTCGAAAAATATAAACGAAATGCCTCCAAAACTCGAGAAATTTTAAGTGCCTGTGCAGCAGCTGGTGTTGCTGTGGCATTTGGTAGCCCAATAGGAGGTGTGTTGTTTTCCCTCGAAGAGATGTCCTCATACTTTCCCCTGAAGACTATGTGGCGAAGTTATTTCTGCGCATTGGTTGCAACAGCTGTTCTTGCGGCAATGAACCCATTCCGAACAGGTCAACTTGTCATGTTTCAAGTTCATTATGATCGTGAATGGCATTTCTTTGAGGTAATTTTCTACATCGTATTAGGTATATTTGGTGGACTTTATGGAGCATTTATGATCAAGTGGAATTTGAGAGCACAAGCATTTCGAAAGAAATATCTCACCAAATATGCGATTCTCGAAGCGACTTTACTTGCGACTGGAACTGCACTGATTTGCTATCCAAACATGTTTTTACGAATCGACATGACCGAAAGTATGGAGATTCTGTTCTTGGAATGTGAAGGCGCGGAGGATTACAATGGTCTATGTGATAAAGAGAACCGATGGAGAATGGTCTTCTCATTAACTTTAGCAACAATCATTCGAATGTTCCTCGTGATCATCTCATATGGATGTAAAGTTCCAGCTGGTATTTTCGTCCCATCCATGGCAATTGGAGCATCCTTTGGTCGTACTATCGGTATTCTCGTCCAGGCGATTCATGAAGCATATCCCGCCTCCGTATTTTTCGCTGCCTGTCAACCCGATGTGCCCTGTATCACACCAGGAACATATGCATTCCTTGGCGCAGCTGCTGCTCTGAGTGGAATCATGCATATTACTGTCTCCGTCGTCGTTATTATGTTTGAGCTTACGGGTGCTACAACCTATATTCTTCCAACTATGATTGTTGTCGGTGTAACGAAAGCTGTCTCTGAATTCTTTGGAAAGGGTGGTATAGCGGATCGCATGATTTGGTTCAATGGGTTTCCTTTCCTCGATAATAAAGAGGAGCATACTTTTGGTGTGCCAGTGTCTCAAGTCATGACAGGCGATGTGGTCATCTTACCGACAACTGGCTACACAATGAGGCACTTGGAAAAGTTGCTTCTCGAAGATCGATATCAAGGATTTCCGATCGTCGAAGACCGtgtttcaaagattttggtCGGATATATTGGTCGGACAGAATTGAGATATGCAATCGATCGTGTTAAACGAGACAGAACTATCTCACCTTCGGCAAAATGCTATTTTTCGCCTCCGAGCAATAATTCAACCCTTGATCCCATGACTCCCACTACACCAGCAGCCTCTACAACATTCGAAGGCATGGCATCATCATCGGTCGACTTCAGTCGTTTCATAGATTCTACGCCCGTCACTGTCCATCCTCGATTACCATTGGAAACTGTCATggaattatttcaaaagatcgGACCTCGAGTAATTCTAATTGAATACCATGGGAAGCTAGAAGGTCTGGTAACTGTTAAAGACGTCCTAAAATACCAATTTAAAGTAGAAGCCAATGAAGGGTTTAGAGAAGAACGAGGTCCCGTCTTATCAAACAATGAGGAAAGACTATGGGGTGTAATGAGAAGTGTGGGGACTTGGGTGGGCAATAAAGTACATAGTGCTAGTGGTGGAAGAATTAGACTTGCTAGTGGAGAAAcgggaggaaggagagggagtCCGAGGTTTCCGCAAGATCATGGAAATGAACATGTAGTGGAAGGGGCGGAAGACgaatttgatgatggagTTGAGTTAGAAgatcgatagatagattgaagatgagattATTTATGGTTGAATTTATACTCTATATACTTCGAGAAGATGATCTCATGAGGTTCACATGGGTTTCAAGAATCTACTGATATGACCAGGTTTGAGGATTCATGATTGGCCAATGAATAAACGCACATGCAGATGCGATGCAACGCAGATCAAACAATTTACAGCCTCAATCATCCGGcaatattatatcatcatcCTACCTCAACATCAGAACAGTGCGCTAACACAGTCGTCTCCCAAGGCAATGTCAACATCCACCAAGTCGCCAAACCAGAACATCTTATTAACGCCCTCTTCAGACTTGATCGAAAATGGCAAAATCATCAACCCCCACAATCTACCCCACCCATTAATATTTCTCTCCGGTACCACAAACTACAACAAAGACGAGAGCCGCTGGCAAGAGATCCTTACTGATCGCCTCTTAGCACGCTCTCGTTCCAAATCTACAGATGATAAAAATGGTACCAATGAGCCAAGCAGCTTTGCACCAGTTACAATAATCGATCCCTACAACCCCGCCTGGGACTCGACTTGGCGTGAAGATCCCTCAGATAAAAGATTTGTCACACAGGTGAATATCGAGCTCGAGGGCTTGGAATTAGCGGATATTGTTGTGGTGGGATTCATAGGACCGGATGTCTGCTCTGGGAAAATAGGGACCGGAGGGACGGCATTGGTAGAATTGGGAACGGCgttggagaggaaaggacAGAAGGTGATTGTTTGTGTGGAGAAGGGTTTTTGGAAAGAGGGGTATGTGAAGGTTTTGTGTGAGCGGTTTGGGGTGCAGTGTGTGGATAGTTTGTCGATGGTCGAGACAATAGTTGGGGCGGGGGTGGATTCATGGGAGTCGGAGGTAAGTCAGATGATAGGGACCATGTGATGGGGAATGGAGAGATGATGTGGTGTGTGGGATGTTGCATACTTCTTCCAGGGCGTGGAAGCTAGGGGATGGCGATCTGCGATATTCGTGGGATTGTTGCAACAGAACTCAAGGTATGAGCCAGAGAGAGTGGGAATCTTTGGGTCGATATGATGACGAGAATGAGGACCATGAACTTATGAGTTTACTCTCAGATGCAATGCGTTGGCGTGAGAGAAAGCTTTTGGCATGGCCTACTTTGGATTTTATAATGGCCATGAGCCTGAAGTTGAGTGAATCGCCATGCATTGATTCATATTCAAACAGTCTTTGACTCTTATGGTATGAATCAAGATAGCTTTGAAATGCATTAGTTACCTACCGCTATCGAGGATGATACATTGTCAATATTGGTATTTCCTTCAAATGAATAATTGTTCTTCCAATTTA
This genomic interval carries:
- the Bcnop53 gene encoding Bcnop53; its protein translation is MPVLKPLAGSNDAPQQHNQKSRKGKKAWRKNVDVTEVQEGLDEVRDELIAGGVIAEKDSADLFTLDTAGDAAIPKKYLKASKPLRADEIIAQRSAVPAVSMKKRPGQGTTDGIIESKRQRTGYISHKELTRLRKIADGHQEKTVEVTEASFDPWDEQKDIEEATQDPKFSFLEKTKKTTIPSSWKQKPVSLAASGKDIPAVKRPEGGYSYNPVFTDYEERLTAEGEKELAAEKKRLAAIELEQKKREAANKSAAEAEAAEARADMSEWEEDSAWEGFESGAEDVRLNAKRPERKSQAQRNRIKRRKEEERKAKMAAHNKKKEEQAAQVKKLAKALAEKEKARSLMVVEDDSSEGDDMELRRRKLGKISLPERDLELVLPDELQESLRLLKPEGNLLKDRYRNMLVRGKVESRRPISFAKKAKRKATEKWTHKDFMLH
- the Bcgef1 gene encoding Bcgef1; the encoded protein is MNSRSSSFSVPSARLHQRPSFSHRLSFAVSSAEQGEATNVPNVAERQIDEEIEEIKRYEDFTTIDWVQDAAKEQIRRKVRKRETAGFFERGGHAGWRYKLWESYDAAQAWIVVTIIGAAIGLNAAFLNIITEWLSDIKLGYCKTGFYLNESFCCWGEDTGCDDWHRWSSFPPVNYVIYTLFATIFALTSASLVRSFAPYAAGSGISEIKCIIAGFVMKGFLGFWTLIIKSIALPLAIASGLSVGKEGPSVHYAVCTGNVISRLFEKYKRNASKTREILSACAAAGVAVAFGSPIGGVLFSLEEMSSYFPLKTMWRSYFCALVATAVLAAMNPFRTGQLVMFQVHYDREWHFFEVIFYIVLGIFGGLYGAFMIKWNLRAQAFRKKYLTKYAILEATLLATGTALICYPNMFLRIDMTESMEILFLECEGAEDYNGLCDKENRWRMVFSLTLATIIRMFLVIISYGCKVPAGIFVPSMAIGASFGRTIGILVQAIHEAYPASVFFAACQPDVPCITPGTYAFLGAAAALSGIMHITVSVVVIMFELTGATTYILPTMIVVGVTKAVSEFFGKGGIADRMIWFNGFPFLDNKEEHTFGVPVSQVMTGDVVILPTTGYTMRHLEKLLLEDRYQGFPIVEDRVSKILVGYIGRTELRYAIDRVKRDRTISPSAKCYFSPPSNNSTLDPMTPTTPAASTTFEGMASSSVDFSRFIDSTPVTVHPRLPLETVMELFQKIGPRVILIEYHGKLEGLVTVKDVLKYQFKVEANEGFREERGPVLSNNEERLWGVMRSVGTWVGNKVHSASGGRIRLASGETGGRRGSPRFPQDHGNEHVVEGAEDEFDDGVELEDR